From the genome of Fibrobacter sp. UWT2:
TGGTAATGATGGCCAAAAACGTATGATTTTCCCTTGTAATCGATGATTCCCGGGTGGTTTCCATTACTGCGGGAGGAATGAGGCATAATGTCGCCCTTGTAGGTCCAGGGGCCCGTGGGGGAGTTGCTCATGGCGTAACCGATGCCTTCGGCACAGCAGGTGGAAGCAAAAGCCATATAGTAATGGTTACCGTGCTTGTAGAGCCAAGGGCCTTCCTGGTAATCCTTGATCTTGGGGTAGGTAACAATATTGCCGGAAGTACTGATCATGTCTTCGTTAAGCTTGATCATATAGAGGTCGGGATTTCCCCAGTACAAATAGGCCTGGCCGTCATCGTCAATCCAGACGGTGGGGTCGATGTCGTTCCAATGTTGCCGCTGCCAAACCAAGGCCTTGTTCAGAGGTTCCTTGAAGGGGCCGTAGGGACTATCTGCCACCAGGACAGAAATTCCGTTACCATGAATGGGGACGTACATGTACCATTTGCCATTGCGAAACACAACCTGCTCGGCCCAAGCGCCATTGGTCTTAGTACTCCACTTGATATCGTTCAGGGAGGCCACAGCCCCGTGGCTAGTCCAGTTGACCATGTCTGTAGACGTGTGTAACAGCCAGTCGTACATGACGAACCCTTCGGCATTGTCCTCGTCGTGGGTCGTGTACAGGTAAACCGTATCCCCATGGACATAGGGCGCCGGGTCACACGTGTAGTTGGTTGTAATGATTGGTTGCTGGGCAAAGGCCATTCCAGCCAAAGCCAATACAGAAGTAACGGATAAAATATTTTTCATCTTAATCTCCAAACATGTTTAACACCAGAGATAAAGATATATTGCGAAAAGCCCCGCGGAACGCCCCGGGATTAACTTATCATTGACATTTTTACAAAAGTGGGCGGGGGAGTCTCGTGGAATTACTTGCCGGACGAGACAATCACCTTCGCGGTCTTCAAGATTTTGTTCTTGAGCTTGTAGCCCTTCTGGAACACGGTCACCACGTGGCCTTCGGGCACGGTCTCGCTGGGCTGCTGCATCAGGGCTTCGTGCATGTTCGGGTCGAATTCGGCACCCGTCGGGTCGATTTGCTCGAGGCCCGCATCGGTCAAAATCTTTGCGAACTGGTTGTAGATCATCTGCATGCCCTTCTCGAAGGCTTCCAAATCCTGGGCCTTGTTTTCGCTCGCGAAAGCGCGCTCGAAGTTGTCCTGCACTTCAGAGAGCTTTTCAAGGAGCTTGCCGTTTGCCGTTTCGATGAGTTCGAGCTGTTCCTTGGCGGTACGACGGCGGTAGTTGTCGAATTCGGCCATCAGGCGCAAGTTGCGGTCATTAGCGTCGGCCAGTTGCTGCTTCAGGACTTCTGTCGGGTCCGGAGCCGCGGCTGGTTCCGCAGGCTGTTCAGCAGATTCAGCGGGTTGCTCGGCGGTAGCTTCGGCCTGGGCTTCGTCAGCCTTGTTGGCTTCGGCTTCCATCTTCATGGCTTCTTCGGCGGCCTTGAGCACGTCCTGTTCGAATTTTGCCTTTTCTTCGGCGGTCGGTTCCTGCTGATTCA
Proteins encoded in this window:
- the grpE gene encoding nucleotide exchange factor GrpE, giving the protein MAEDLNQQEPTAEEKAKFEQDVLKAAEEAMKMEAEANKADEAQAEATAEQPAESAEQPAEPAAAPDPTEVLKQQLADANDRNLRLMAEFDNYRRRTAKEQLELIETANGKLLEKLSEVQDNFERAFASENKAQDLEAFEKGMQMIYNQFAKILTDAGLEQIDPTGAEFDPNMHEALMQQPSETVPEGHVVTVFQKGYKLKNKILKTAKVIVSSGK